In Pongo abelii isolate AG06213 chromosome 5, NHGRI_mPonAbe1-v2.0_pri, whole genome shotgun sequence, a single genomic region encodes these proteins:
- the ZBTB22 gene encoding zinc finger and BTB domain-containing protein 22 produces MEPSPLSPSGAALPLPLSLAPPPLPLPAAAVVHVSFPEVTSALLESLNQQRLQGQLCDVSIRVQGREFRAHRAVLAASSPYFHDQVLLKGMTSISLPSVMDPGAFETVLASAYTGRLSMAAADIVNFLTVGSVLQMWHIVDKCTELLREGRASATTTITTAAATSVTVPGAGVPSGSGGTVAPATMGSARSHASSRASENQSPSSSNYFSPRESTDFSSSSQEAFAASAVGSGERRGGGPVFPAPVVGSGGATSGKLLLEADELCDDGGDGRGAVVPGAGLRKPTYTPPSIMPQKHWVYVKRGGNCPAPAPLVPQDPDLEEEEEEEDLVLTCEDDEDEELGGSSRVPVGGGPEATLSISDVRTLSEPPDKGEEQVNFCESSNDFGPYEGGGPVAGLDDSGGPTPSSYAPSHPPRPLLPLDMQGNQILVFPSSSSSSSQAPGQPPGNQAEHGAVTVGGTSVGSLGVPGSVGGVPGGTGSGDGNKIFLCHCGKAFSHKSMRDRHVNMHLNLRPFDCPVCNKKFKMKHHLTEHMKTHTGLKPYECGVCAKKFMWRDSFMRHRGHCERRHRLGGVGAGPGPGTPTGPSLPSKRESPGAGGGSGDEASAATPPSSRRVWSPPSVHKVEMGFGGGGGAN; encoded by the coding sequence ATGGAGCCatctcctctgtctcccagtgGGGCAGCACTTCCCCTGCCGCTGTCGCTGGCTCCGCCCCCACTACCCCTGCCAGCAGCTGCAGTGGTACATGTGTCCTTCCCTGAGGTGACCAGTGCCCTCTTGGAGTCCCTCAATCAGCAGCGTCTGCAGGGCCAGCTCTGCGATGTGTCTATCCGAGTGCAGGGCCGGGAGTTCCGGGCTCATCGGGCTGTCCTGGCTGCCTCCTCCCCTTACTTCCACGATCAGGTCCTACTGAAAGGCATGACCTCCATCTCGCTGCCCAGTGTCATGGACCCAGGCGCCTTTGAGACTGTCCTAGCCTCCGCTTACACTGGCCGCCTCAGCATGGCTGCTGCTGACATTGTCAACTTCCTTACAGTGGGTTCTGTGCTCCAAATGTGGCACATTGTGGACAAGTGCACTGAACTACTCCGAGAAGGCCGGGCCTCagctaccaccaccatcactactgcTGCAGCCACCTCTGTCACTGTCCCTGGTGCTGGGGTGCCATCCGGGAGTGGGGGCACTGTGGCCCCTGCTACCATGGGCTCTGCACGCTCCCATGCCTCCAGCCGGGCCAGTGAGAATCAATCTCCCAGCAGCAGCAACTACTTCAGCCCCAGGGAGTCCACTGATTTCTCATCTTCCTCCCAAGAGGCATTTGCAGCTTCTGCAGTGGGCAGTGGGGAGCGTCGAGGAGGTGGCCCTGTATTCCCAGCCCCTGTTGTTGGCAGTGGGGGGGCCACATCTGGAAAGCTGCTGCTGGAGGCAGATGAGCTGTGCGATGATGGTGGGGATGGGAGGGGGGCAGTGGTTCCTGGGGCTGGGCTCCGGAAACCCACCTACACACCCCCTAGCATCATGCCACAGAAACACTGGGTATATGTGAAGCGAGGTGGTAATTGCCCAGCACCAGCACCCCTGGTTCCCCAAGACCCAGatctggaggaggaagaggaggaggaagatctGGTGTTGACCTGTGAggatgatgaagatgaagaactAGGGGGTAGCTCCAGGGTTCCAGTGGGGGGAGGGCCTGAGGCTACCCTCAGCATAAGTGATGTCCGTACCCTGAGTGAGCCCCCAGACAAGGGGGAGGAGCAGGTCAACTTCTGTGAGTCCTCCAATGACTTTGGCCCATATGAGGGTGGGGGTCCTGTGGCAGGTCTTGATGACTCAGGGGGGCCAACTCCCTCTTCCTatgccccctcccaccctcctcgACCGCTCCTTCCCTTGGACATGCAGGGCAACCAGATCCTGGTCTTCCCGTCGTCTTCATCCTCGTCCTCACAGGCTCCTGGCCAACCACCAGGGAACCAAGCAGAACACGGGGCAGTGACCGTGGGGGGCACGTCGGTGGGGAGCCTGGGTGTGCCGGGTAGCGTTGGTGGGGTCCCTGGAGGGACTGGCAGCGGGGACGGGAATAAGATCTTTCTGTGCCATTGTGGGAAGGCCTTCTCCCACAAGAGCATGCGGGACCGGCACGTCAACATGCACCTCAATCTGCGGCCGTTTGACTGCCCCGTGTGCAACAAAAAGTTCAAGATGAAGCACCATCTGACTGAGCACATGAAGACGCACACAGGTCTCAAGCCCTACGAGTGCGGAGTCTGCGCCAAGAAGTTCATGTGGCGAGACAGCTTCATGCGCCACCGAGGACACTGTGAGCGCCGGCACCGCCTGGGCGGGGTCGGGGCCGGACCTGGGCCTGGGACGCCCACGGGGCCATCCTTGCCGTCTAAGAGAGAGTCTCCCGGAGCGGGCGGGGGCAGCGGCGACGAAGCGAGTGCGGCCACGCCCCCGTCCAGCAGACGTGTCTGGTCCCCACCCAGCGTCCACAAGGTGGAGATGGGCTTCGGTGGAGGTGGAGGAGCAAACTGA
- the DAXX gene encoding death domain-associated protein 6 isoform X2 encodes MATANSIIVLDDDDEDEAAAQPGPSHPLPNAASPGAEAPSSSEPHGARGSSSSGGKKCYKLENEKLFEEAPRTRGSRRQIQRLEQLLALYVAEIRRLQEKELDLSELDDPDSAYLQEARLKRKLIRLFGRLCELKDCSSLTGRVIEQRIPYRGTRYPEVNRRIERLINKPGPDTFPDYGDVLRAVEKAAARHSLGLPRQQLQLMAQDAFRDVGIRLQERRHLDLIYNFGCHLTDDYRPGIDPALSDPVLARRLRENRSLAMSRLDEVISKYAMLQDKSEEGERKKRRARLQGTSSHSADTPEASLDSGEGPSGMASQGCPSASRAETDDEEDEESDEEEEEEEEEEEEEEEATDSEEEEDLEQMQEGQEDDEEEDEEEEAAAGKDGGKSPMSSPQISKEKTLEPGKQISRSSGEQQNKGRIVSPSLLSEEPLAPSSIDAESNGEQPEELTLEEESPVSQLFELEIEALPLDTPSSVETDISSSRKQSEEPFTTVLENGAGMVSSTSFNGGVSPHNWGDSGPPCKKSRKEKKQTGSGPLGNSYVERQRSVHEKNGKKICTLPSPPSPLASLAPVADSSTRVDSPSHGLVTSSLCIPSPARLSQTPHSQPPRPGTYKTSVATQCDPEEIIVLSDSD; translated from the exons ATGGCCACCGCTAACAGCATCATCGTGCTGGATGATGATGACGAAGATGAAGCAGCTGCTCAGCCAGGGCCCTCCCACCCACTCCCCAATGCGGCCTCACCTGGGGCAGAAGCCCCTAGCTCCTCTGAGCCTCATGGGGCCAGAGGAAGCAGTAGTTCGGGCGGCAAGAAATGCTACAAGCTGGAGAATGAGAAGCTGTTCGAAGAG GCTCCAAGGACCCGTGGTTCCCGGCGGCAGATCCAGCGCTTGGAGCAGCTGCTGGCGCTCTATGTGGCAGAGATCCGGCGGCTGCAGGAAAAGGAGTTGGATCTCTCAGAATTGGATGACCCAGACTCCGCGTACCTGCAGGAGGCACGGTTGAAGCGTAAGCTGATCCGCCTCTTTGGGCGACTATGTGAGCTGAAAGACTGCTCTTCACTGACCGGCCGTGTCATAGAGCAGCGCATCCCCTACCGTGGCACCCGCTACCCAGAGGTTAACAGGCGCATTGAGCGGCTCATCAACAAGCCAGGGCCTGATACCTTCCCTGACTATGGGGATGTGCTTCGGGCTGTAGAGAAGGCAGCTGCCCGAcacagccttggcctccccagaCAGCAGCTCCAGCTCATGGCTCAGGATGCCTTCCGAGATGTGGGCATCAGGTTACAAGAGCGACGTCACCTCGATCTCATCTACAACTTTGGCTGCCACCTCACAGATGACTATAGGCCAG GCATTGACCCTGCACTATCAGATCCTGTGTTGGCCCGGCGCCTTCGGGAAAACCGGAGTTTGGCCATGAGTCGGCTGGATGAGGTCATCTCCAAATATGCAATGTTGCAAGACAAAAGTGAGGAGggtgagagaaaaaagagaagagctcGGCTCCAAGGCACCTCTTCCCACTCTGCAGACACCCCCGAAGCCTCCTTGGATTCTGGTGAG GGCCCTAGTGGAATGGCATCCCAGGGGTGCCCTTCTGCCTCCAGAGCTGAGACAGATGACGAAGAAGATGAGGAGagtgatgaggaagaggaggaggaggaggaagaagaagaagaagaggaggaggccaCAGAttctgaagaggaggaggatctGGAACAGATGCAGGAGGGTCAGGAGGACGATGaagaggaggatgaagaggaagaagcagcagcag gtAAAGATGGAGGCAAGAGCCCCATGTCCTCACCACAGATCTCCAAAGAAAAGACCCTGGAACCTGGCAAACAGATCAGCAGGTCTTCAGGGGAGCAGCAAAACAAAGGACGCATAGTGTCACCATCGTTACTGTCAGAAGAACCCCTGGCCCCCTCCAGCATAGATGCTGAAAGCAATGGAGAACAGCCTGAGGAGCTGACCCTGGAGGAAGAAAGCCCTGTGTCTCAGCTCTTTGAGCTAGAGATTGAAGCTTTGCCCCTGGATACCCCTTCCTCTGTGGAGACGGACATTTCCTCTTCCAGGAAGCAATCAGAGGAGCCCTTCACCACTGTCTTAGAGAATGGGGCAGGCATGGTCTCTTCTACTTCCTTCAATGGAGGCGTCTCTCCTCACAACTGGGGAGATTCTGGTCCCCCCTGCAAAAAATCTCGGAAGGAGAAGAAGCAAACAGGATCAGGGCCATTAGGAAACAG CTATGTGGAAAGGCAAAGGTCCGTGCATGAGAAGAATGGGAAAAAGATATGTACCCTGCCCAGCCCACCTTCCCCCTTGGCTTCCTTGGCCCCAGTTGCTGATTCCTCCACGAGGGTGGACTCTCCCAGCCATGGCCTGGTGACCAGCTCCCTCTGCATCCCTTCTCCAGCCCGGCTGTCGCAAACCCCCCATTCACAACCTCCTCGGCCTGGAACTTACAAG ACAAGTGTGGCCACACAATGCGATCCAGAAGAGATCATCGTGCTCTCAGACTCTGATTAG
- the DAXX gene encoding death domain-associated protein 6 isoform X1 gives MATANSIIVLDDDDEDEAAAQPGPSHPLPNAASPGAEAPSSSEPHGARGSSSSGGKKCYKLENEKLFEEFLELCKMQTADHPEVVPFLSNRQQRAHSLFLASAEFCNILSRVLSRARSRPAKLYVYINELCTVLKAHSAKKKLNLAPAATTSNEPSGNNPPTHLSLDPTNAENTASQAPRTRGSRRQIQRLEQLLALYVAEIRRLQEKELDLSELDDPDSAYLQEARLKRKLIRLFGRLCELKDCSSLTGRVIEQRIPYRGTRYPEVNRRIERLINKPGPDTFPDYGDVLRAVEKAAARHSLGLPRQQLQLMAQDAFRDVGIRLQERRHLDLIYNFGCHLTDDYRPGIDPALSDPVLARRLRENRSLAMSRLDEVISKYAMLQDKSEEGERKKRRARLQGTSSHSADTPEASLDSGEGPSGMASQGCPSASRAETDDEEDEESDEEEEEEEEEEEEEEEATDSEEEEDLEQMQEGQEDDEEEDEEEEAAAGKDGGKSPMSSPQISKEKTLEPGKQISRSSGEQQNKGRIVSPSLLSEEPLAPSSIDAESNGEQPEELTLEEESPVSQLFELEIEALPLDTPSSVETDISSSRKQSEEPFTTVLENGAGMVSSTSFNGGVSPHNWGDSGPPCKKSRKEKKQTGSGPLGNSYVERQRSVHEKNGKKICTLPSPPSPLASLAPVADSSTRVDSPSHGLVTSSLCIPSPARLSQTPHSQPPRPGTYKTSVATQCDPEEIIVLSDSD, from the exons ATGGCCACCGCTAACAGCATCATCGTGCTGGATGATGATGACGAAGATGAAGCAGCTGCTCAGCCAGGGCCCTCCCACCCACTCCCCAATGCGGCCTCACCTGGGGCAGAAGCCCCTAGCTCCTCTGAGCCTCATGGGGCCAGAGGAAGCAGTAGTTCGGGCGGCAAGAAATGCTACAAGCTGGAGAATGAGAAGCTGTTCGAAGAG TTCCTTGAACTTTGTAAGATGCAGACAGCAGACCACCCTGAGGTGGTCCCATTCCTCTCTAACCGGCAGCAACGTGCCCACTCTCTGTTTTTGGCCTCGGCGGAGTTCTGCAACATCCTCTCTAGGGTCCTATCTCGGGCCCGGAGCCGGCCAGCTAAGCTCTATGTCTACATCAATGAGCTCTGCACCGTTCTCAAGGCCCACTCAGCCAAAAAGAAGCTGAATTTGGCCCCTGCCGCCACCACCTCCAATGAGCCCTCTGGGAATAACCCTCCCACACACCTCTCCTTGGACCCCACAAATGCTGAAAACACTGCCTCTCAGGCTCCAAGGACCCGTGGTTCCCGGCGGCAGATCCAGCGCTTGGAGCAGCTGCTGGCGCTCTATGTGGCAGAGATCCGGCGGCTGCAGGAAAAGGAGTTGGATCTCTCAGAATTGGATGACCCAGACTCCGCGTACCTGCAGGAGGCACGGTTGAAGCGTAAGCTGATCCGCCTCTTTGGGCGACTATGTGAGCTGAAAGACTGCTCTTCACTGACCGGCCGTGTCATAGAGCAGCGCATCCCCTACCGTGGCACCCGCTACCCAGAGGTTAACAGGCGCATTGAGCGGCTCATCAACAAGCCAGGGCCTGATACCTTCCCTGACTATGGGGATGTGCTTCGGGCTGTAGAGAAGGCAGCTGCCCGAcacagccttggcctccccagaCAGCAGCTCCAGCTCATGGCTCAGGATGCCTTCCGAGATGTGGGCATCAGGTTACAAGAGCGACGTCACCTCGATCTCATCTACAACTTTGGCTGCCACCTCACAGATGACTATAGGCCAG GCATTGACCCTGCACTATCAGATCCTGTGTTGGCCCGGCGCCTTCGGGAAAACCGGAGTTTGGCCATGAGTCGGCTGGATGAGGTCATCTCCAAATATGCAATGTTGCAAGACAAAAGTGAGGAGggtgagagaaaaaagagaagagctcGGCTCCAAGGCACCTCTTCCCACTCTGCAGACACCCCCGAAGCCTCCTTGGATTCTGGTGAG GGCCCTAGTGGAATGGCATCCCAGGGGTGCCCTTCTGCCTCCAGAGCTGAGACAGATGACGAAGAAGATGAGGAGagtgatgaggaagaggaggaggaggaggaagaagaagaagaagaggaggaggccaCAGAttctgaagaggaggaggatctGGAACAGATGCAGGAGGGTCAGGAGGACGATGaagaggaggatgaagaggaagaagcagcagcag gtAAAGATGGAGGCAAGAGCCCCATGTCCTCACCACAGATCTCCAAAGAAAAGACCCTGGAACCTGGCAAACAGATCAGCAGGTCTTCAGGGGAGCAGCAAAACAAAGGACGCATAGTGTCACCATCGTTACTGTCAGAAGAACCCCTGGCCCCCTCCAGCATAGATGCTGAAAGCAATGGAGAACAGCCTGAGGAGCTGACCCTGGAGGAAGAAAGCCCTGTGTCTCAGCTCTTTGAGCTAGAGATTGAAGCTTTGCCCCTGGATACCCCTTCCTCTGTGGAGACGGACATTTCCTCTTCCAGGAAGCAATCAGAGGAGCCCTTCACCACTGTCTTAGAGAATGGGGCAGGCATGGTCTCTTCTACTTCCTTCAATGGAGGCGTCTCTCCTCACAACTGGGGAGATTCTGGTCCCCCCTGCAAAAAATCTCGGAAGGAGAAGAAGCAAACAGGATCAGGGCCATTAGGAAACAG CTATGTGGAAAGGCAAAGGTCCGTGCATGAGAAGAATGGGAAAAAGATATGTACCCTGCCCAGCCCACCTTCCCCCTTGGCTTCCTTGGCCCCAGTTGCTGATTCCTCCACGAGGGTGGACTCTCCCAGCCATGGCCTGGTGACCAGCTCCCTCTGCATCCCTTCTCCAGCCCGGCTGTCGCAAACCCCCCATTCACAACCTCCTCGGCCTGGAACTTACAAG ACAAGTGTGGCCACACAATGCGATCCAGAAGAGATCATCGTGCTCTCAGACTCTGATTAG